Proteins co-encoded in one Sporosarcina sp. FSL K6-1522 genomic window:
- the groL gene encoding chaperonin GroEL (60 kDa chaperone family; promotes refolding of misfolded polypeptides especially under stressful conditions; forms two stacked rings of heptamers to form a barrel-shaped 14mer; ends can be capped by GroES; misfolded proteins enter the barrel where they are refolded when GroES binds), translated as MAKQIKFNEDARSAMLRGVDTLADAVKVTLGPKGRNVVLEKKFGSPLITNDGVTIAKEIELEDAFENMGAKLVAEVASKTNEIAGDGTTTATVLAQAMIREGLKNVTAGANPVGIRKGIEQAVITAIEGLQEISDEIQGKEEIAQVAAISSGDEEVGQLIAEAMERVGNDGVITIEESKGFTTELDVVEGMQFDRGYASAYMATDTDKMEAVLDNPYILITDKKITNIQEILPVLEQVVQQGKPLLMIAEDVEGEALATLVVNKLRGTFNAVAVKAPGFGDRRKAMLEDIAILTGGHVITEDLGLDLKSADITQLGHAAKVVVTKDHTTIVEGSGNSEVISGRVNQIRVQLEESTSEFDKEKLQERLAKLAGGVAVIKVGAATETELKERKLRIEDALNSTRAAVEEGIVSGGGTALVNVYSNVSVLLDTVDGDVATGVKIVLRALEEPVRQIANNAGLEGSIVVDRLKREEVGIGFNAADGEWVNMVQAGIVDPTKVTRSALQNAASVAAMFLTTEAVVADLPEPAGAGMGGMPDMGGMGGMM; from the coding sequence ATGGCTAAACAAATTAAATTCAATGAAGATGCGCGTAGTGCAATGCTTCGTGGTGTAGATACATTAGCGGACGCTGTTAAAGTAACACTCGGACCAAAAGGACGTAACGTTGTTCTTGAGAAAAAGTTTGGTTCACCACTTATTACAAATGACGGTGTGACAATTGCAAAAGAAATCGAATTGGAAGACGCATTTGAAAACATGGGTGCAAAACTAGTAGCAGAAGTTGCTTCGAAAACAAACGAAATCGCTGGTGACGGTACAACAACTGCAACGGTTCTAGCACAAGCAATGATCCGTGAAGGATTGAAAAACGTTACAGCGGGCGCAAACCCAGTCGGTATCCGTAAAGGAATCGAACAAGCGGTGATTACTGCAATCGAAGGCTTGCAAGAAATCTCTGACGAAATCCAAGGCAAAGAAGAAATTGCACAAGTTGCAGCAATCTCTTCTGGCGATGAGGAAGTTGGACAACTAATCGCTGAAGCAATGGAGCGTGTTGGCAACGACGGCGTTATCACAATCGAAGAGTCAAAAGGCTTCACAACTGAACTAGACGTTGTAGAAGGTATGCAATTCGACCGTGGCTATGCATCTGCTTATATGGCAACAGATACAGACAAAATGGAAGCGGTTCTTGATAACCCTTACATTTTGATTACAGATAAAAAGATTACGAACATCCAGGAAATCCTTCCTGTTCTTGAGCAAGTCGTTCAACAAGGCAAGCCGCTTCTAATGATTGCAGAAGACGTTGAAGGTGAAGCGTTAGCAACACTTGTTGTCAACAAACTTCGTGGTACATTCAACGCTGTTGCGGTTAAAGCGCCAGGCTTTGGCGATCGTCGTAAAGCAATGCTTGAAGACATCGCGATTTTGACAGGGGGTCACGTAATTACAGAAGATTTAGGTCTAGACCTTAAATCAGCGGATATTACGCAACTTGGACACGCGGCAAAAGTCGTTGTGACAAAAGATCACACAACAATCGTTGAAGGTAGCGGAAATTCTGAAGTGATTTCTGGACGTGTGAATCAAATCCGCGTACAACTTGAAGAATCTACATCTGAATTCGATAAAGAGAAATTGCAAGAGCGTCTTGCGAAATTAGCAGGCGGCGTTGCAGTTATCAAAGTCGGAGCAGCGACTGAAACTGAACTAAAAGAGCGTAAACTTCGCATCGAAGACGCATTGAACTCTACACGTGCAGCTGTCGAAGAAGGTATCGTTTCTGGTGGCGGAACAGCGCTTGTTAACGTTTATAGCAACGTATCTGTACTCCTAGACACAGTAGATGGCGACGTAGCAACAGGTGTGAAAATTGTTCTTCGTGCACTTGAAGAGCCAGTTCGTCAGATCGCAAACAACGCAGGCCTTGAAGGCTCAATTGTTGTCGATCGCCTAAAACGTGAAGAAGTCGGCATTGGCTTCAACGCAGCAGATGGCGAGTGGGTAAACATGGTACAAGCGGGTATTGTAGACCCAACAAAAGTTACACGTTCTGCATTGCAAAACGCAGCATCTGTTGCAGCAATGTTCTTGACGACTGAAGCAGTTGTCGCAGACCTACCAGAACCAGCAGGCGCTGGAATGG
- a CDS encoding type II CAAX endopeptidase family protein — MKNWKIYLYLILTYILMQVGSIYLSQGLFTNFPWDEQYTEKDIAYRASAWSLFIVNTIAAIIFLLFMMRNNPFLQVFKGKKSSIGNAIVWGFLGFFLAMGGQMLAAAVESMMGVTAGSDNTAILSDIAKVSPIIIISMVLFAPFLEEVIFRRVIFGGIYQKTNFWIAAIASAVIFAAVHNEFEHLLMYMMPGLVFSYLYYRTKRLLTPMIAHLLMNGFVVIIQLNYDKLLELQDMKQAIIIFFQ; from the coding sequence TTGAAAAACTGGAAAATCTATTTATACCTTATACTGACATATATCCTTATGCAGGTTGGTAGCATCTACTTGAGCCAAGGCTTATTTACAAACTTTCCTTGGGATGAACAATACACCGAAAAAGATATTGCTTATCGCGCAAGCGCTTGGTCATTATTCATCGTCAATACAATTGCAGCAATCATCTTCCTGCTATTTATGATGCGCAATAATCCATTTTTACAGGTCTTCAAAGGAAAAAAATCTTCCATCGGCAATGCCATTGTCTGGGGCTTCCTTGGCTTCTTCCTTGCAATGGGTGGACAAATGCTCGCTGCCGCGGTCGAAAGCATGATGGGCGTGACAGCTGGATCTGACAACACGGCTATTCTAAGCGATATTGCAAAGGTATCCCCGATTATCATTATTTCAATGGTCTTGTTTGCACCGTTTTTAGAAGAAGTGATTTTCAGACGTGTTATTTTTGGTGGCATTTATCAAAAAACAAATTTCTGGATTGCCGCCATCGCCAGTGCCGTTATTTTTGCAGCGGTGCATAACGAGTTTGAACATCTTTTAATGTATATGATGCCAGGCCTCGTCTTCTCCTATTTGTATTACAGAACAAAGCGACTGCTGACACCGATGATTGCCCATTTACTGATGAATGGCTTTGTCGTCATCATCCAACTTAACTACGACAAGCTGCTTGAGCTACAAGACATGAAACAGGCTATCATTATCTTTTTCCAATAA
- the groES gene encoding co-chaperone GroES yields the protein MLKPLGDRIVIELIEAEEKTLSGIVLPDSAKEKPQEGKVIAAGTGRVLENGQRVDLEVKEGDRIIFSKYAGTEVKYEGNDYLILRESDILAIIG from the coding sequence TTGTTGAAACCATTAGGTGACCGTATCGTAATCGAACTAATTGAGGCAGAAGAAAAAACGTTAAGTGGTATTGTATTACCAGACTCAGCAAAAGAGAAACCGCAAGAAGGAAAAGTTATTGCGGCAGGTACTGGACGCGTTCTTGAAAATGGTCAACGTGTTGACCTAGAAGTCAAAGAAGGCGATCGAATCATTTTCTCAAAATATGCGGGTACTGAAGTGAAATATGAAGGCAACGACTATTTAATCTTGCGTGAAAGCGATATTTTAGCGATTATCGGCTAA